The nucleotide window GGCTGCTCACGCCTCGACGGTAAGGGGCGCCCCGGGCCACCCCGCACACCGCCCCGCCCGCACACCGCACGGCACGCGCGAAGCGGCACGCCCCCGGTCCCGTACGTGGCGCACGGGGCCGGGGGCGTGGTGACGCGGTGCCGGAGGGGTCGGGTCAGCCGGGGATCAGGCCGTCCTCGCGGAGCATCTCGCGGACCTCGGAGATGGTGGCGTCCGGGGCGGGCAGCACCAGGTCGGACGGCTCCAGGGCGTCGTCCGGCAGCGGCTCGCCGAGCCGGCGCACCGCCTCCAGCAGGGCGCCCAGGGTCCGGCGGAACCCGGCCTCGTCGTCCTTCTCCAACTCGACGAGCAGGGCGTCATCCAGCGTGTTGAGTTCGTCCAGGTGGCTGTCGGCCAGTCTCACCTGGCCCTCCCCCATGATCCTGACGATCACGACGGTCTCCCTTCGCGGTGCTGGGGCCGGGCGGCTCAGCGCTTGTCGAATCGCGGCTGGTCCTGCGGGCGCTGCTGGTGGGCCTGGCCGCCCTGGCCGCCCTGGCCGCCCTCGATGGCCTGCTGGCCACCGGAGCCGCCGGCCAGTTCGGCCTTCATCCGCTGGAGCTCCAGCTCCACGTCGGAACCGCCGGAGAGCCGCTCCAGCTCCGCCGTGATGTCGTCCTTGGCCATCCCCGAGGGGTCGTCCAGGGCGCCGGAGGCGAGCAGTTCGTCGATGGCGCCGGCCCGGGCCTGCATCTGGGCGGTCTTGTCCTCGGCCCGCTGGATCGCCAGGCCGACGTCGCCCATCTCCTCGGAGATGCCGGAGAACGCCTCGCCGATCTTGGTCTGCGCCTGGGCGGCGGTGTAGGTGGCCTTGATGGTCTCCTTCTTGGTGCGGAAGGCGTCCACCTTGGCCTGCAACCGCTGCGAGGCGAGGGTGAGTTTCTCCTCCTCGCCCTGGAGGGTCTGGTGCTGCGTCTCCAGGTCGGTGATCTGCTGCTGGAGCGCGGACCTGCGGGTCAGCGCCTCGCGGGCCAGGTCCTCCCGGCCCAGCGCGAGCGCCTTGCGGCCCTGCTCCTCCAGCTTGGCCGACTGCTGCTGGAGCCCGTTCAACTGGAGCTCCAGCCGCTTACGGGAGGTGGCCACGTCGGCCACCCCGCGGCGTACCTTCTGCAGCAGTTCCAACTGCTTCTGGTACGAGTAGTCGAGCGTCTCGCGCGGGTCCTCGGCCCGGTCCAGGGCCTTGTTGGCCTTCGCGCGGAAGATCATCCCCATCCGCTTCATGACACCGCTCATGGGCCTCGCGCGCCCCCTTCGTCGACTCTCTCCGGCACCTTCGTTGACCCCTACAGTACGGGCCCCGGTTCCATTACCGCACTGTTCGCAGGGGGATGCGCTCATCCTGAGGGACGATCGGGGCCGACGCGCATCCGGCGCAGGGAGTAGGCGGACGCCCCGGGCCCCGGAGCGGGCGTAAGGTGCGCCGTCCGACGCGGGTGGGGGGCCGCCCGCCGCAGCACGTACCCTTGGCCTTGTGTTCCGACGTCGTTCCCAGGATGAGCAGGCCGCGCCCACCACGGTGACCGCGGACCCGGTCGAGGCCAAGCGCCGCGACCCCCAGGCCCCCAAGGGGCGCCCGACCCCCAAGCGCAGCGAGGCCCAGGCCCGCCGCCCCCGTCCGGCCGCCACCGGTGACCGCAAGGCCGCGGCCAAGCAGGCCCGGGAGGCACGCCGGATCGAGATGGCCAAGCAGCGCGAGGCGCTGGCCAGCGGCGACGAGCGTTACCTGCCGGTCCGCGACAAGGGCCCGGTGCGCCGCTTCTGCCGCGACTACGTCGACGCCCGCTACCACGTGGCCGAACTGTTCCTGCCGCTGGCCGTGGTGATCCTGGTGATCAGCATGGTGCCCAACATGCGGGTCAAGGACGTCTCGCTGCTGCTGTGGCTGGTGCTGATCGTGCTCATCGTGGGCCAGTCGCTCTTCACCGGGCTGCGGCTGCGCTCGCTGCTGGCCGACCGCTTCCCCAAGGAGAACAAGCGCGGCGCGGTCGCCTACGCCCTGATGCGTTCCCTCCAGATGCGCCGGATGCGGCTGCCCAAGCCGCAGGTCAAGCGCGGAGAGCGGGGCTGACCGGGCAGCCCGCGGCCACCGGGTTCACCGGCGGCGCGGACAACTGGCTGGCCGGCCTGGGGGGCCTGCGCAACATGGTGCGCCAGGAGCTGGTCGCCCGGCAGCTCGACGAGCAGATCACCGCCCGCTTCCCCGTCGGCCGCCGGCTGCGGGTGCTCGACGTCGGACTCGGGCAGGGCACCCAGGCGCTGCGGCTGGCCCGCGGCGGCCACGCGGTGACCGGGCTGGAGAGCGACCCGGCGATGCTGGCCGCCGTCGAGGAGACGCTGGCCGGGGAGCCGGAGGGGATCCGCGAGCGGGTACGGCTGGTGACCGGCGACGGCCGCGAGACCGGCCGCCACTTCGAACCGGGCAGCTTCGACGTGGTGCTCTGCCACGGCGTGCTGATGTACGTGGACGACCCGGACGCGATGCTCGCCGGGCTGGCCCGGGTGCTCGCCCCCGGCGGCCTGCTGTCGCTGCTGGTGCGCAACGCCGACGCGCTGGCGATGCGGCCGGGGCTCGCCGGTGACTGGGAGGGCGCGCTGGACGCCTTCGCCACCACCGCGTACACCAACCGGCTGGGCCTGCGGGTACGGGCCGACCGCCGCGAGACGCTCACCGCCACGCTCACCGCGATCGGGGTGCCGCTGCACACCTGGTACGGGGTGCGGGTGTTCACCGACACGGCGGCCGACGAAGCCGTTCCGCCGCCGGAGCCCGGGGCGCTCGACCGGCTGCTGGCCGCCGAGGACCGCGCCGGGCGCACCGATCCGTACCGGTCGGTGGCGGCGTTGCTGCACCTGTGCGGAGTCCGTGACTGATTGACGCCGCTCCGCTCGCCCCGGCCGCCGGGGCGGGAGAGCCTTGGGTCATGAGCGGATCACGCATCGTCCGTGCCGTGCCCGCCGCGCTGCTGTGCGCGGCGCTGCTCGCCGGGTGCTCCGGTTCCCGGGGCGGCGCCCCGGCCCCGTCCGCCTCCCCGGGTACGGCCGCGCCGTCCCGGGGCGCGGGGCCGACGGTGAGCGACCGGTTGCAGGACGAGTACCAGAAGGTCGTCAGGGACGTGCTGCCCTCGGTGGTGCAGATCACCGCGGGCCAGTCGCTGGGGTCCGGGATCGTCTACGACACGTCCGGGGACATCGTCACCAACGCCCATGTGGTGGGCGACTCCACCGCGTTCAAGGTGACCCTGGCGACCGGCGGCGGATCGGCCGACGCCACGCTGGTGGGCAGCTACCCGGCCGACGACCTCGCGGTGATCAGGCTGCGCCGGCCGCCCGGCGGGCTCAAACCGGCCGTCTTCGGCGACTCCGCCAAGGTGGAGGTCGGCCAGATCACGCTGGCCATGGGCAACCCGCTGGGGCTGTCCAGCAGCGTCACGCAGGGCATCGTCTCGGCGGTCGGCCGTACGGTGAGCGAGGGCGGCAACGGCGGCGGCAACGGGGCCACCATCGCCAACATGGTGCAGACCTCGGCCGCCATCAACCCCGGCAACAGCGGCGGCGCCCTGGTCAACCTCTCCAGCCAGGTCATCGGCATCCCCACCCTCGCCGCCACCGACCCCGAACTCGGCAACAGCGCCGCCCCCGGCATCGGCTTCGCCATCCCCGCCTCCACCGTCACCGACATCGCCGGTCAACTGGTCAAGAACGGCAAGGTCACCAACTCCGGCCGCGCCGCCCTCGGCGTCACGGTACGCACCGTTCTCGGCGACAACTTCCAGCCCGCCGGCGTCGCCATCGTCTCCGTCAAAAACGGCGGCGCCGCCGACAAGGCCGGCCTGCGCCCCGACGACGTCATCACCAAACTCGACGCCACCCCCGTGACCACCGCCGCCTCCCTCACCGAAGTCCTGGCCGCCCACCGCCCCGGCGACCACGTGACGGTCACGTACACCCGTGACGGCTCGCGGCGGACGGCGGGGGTGACGCTGGGCCAGTTGTGACCGGGGGACGCCGGGCCGTGGCGGGCCGCCTCCGGCGGGGGGCGCCGCCGCCGGGGGCGGGCGAGCCCGTCGGAGCGCCGCCCCCCGGCGCAAGGGGGTGGGGTCGCCCCGCCGCCGACGCGAGCGGGCGAGCCCGCACCCAGGGGGGCGAACGGCCGCCCACCGATACGGGGCTCGGCGGGACGCCACCCCCGGCACAAGGGGGTGGGGGGCCCGCCGCCGTCCGCCACATGCGGTGAGCCTCGCAAGGCACCTCTGCCGGGCCGAGGCCCGACGCCGACACATACGGGCGAACCCGCACCCCGGCAGACGCCCCCCGGCCTCGACAGGCGGCGGGCCGTCCGCCCCGGCGCGAGGGGGGAGCCGACGGCACGGCGGGAGCCCCGCAAGGCGCGCCGGGCCGGGGCGGGCGGGGCCGTCCGGCGGCGGGCCGATGGACCGGCGGGGAACCCTTGCCGTGCCGGGTCAGCCCGCGTCGGCCTCCGACAGGCTCATCGGGCCGTAGATCTCGGTGGCGTCCTCGAACAGGGTGACCTGGTCGACGCCGGCGTCGAGCAGGTCCTTCCAGTTCTCACCGAGCCAGGACTCGGCGTCCCCCTGGGTGGTGAACTCCTCCTGGTCGACCGCCGGAGCCGTCCGGGTGCCGTCCGACTTCTCGAACCGCCATGTCCACGCCATGCCGTGCCCCTTCCACCGTGGGTTACCCGCGCAGGTTAACCGAAGATCACCGCCGCCGGGCCGCGCCGTGGGCAGATGCGACGCGCACCCGCGGCGTAGGCGACGATGTGGCCATGGAGATCACGCTGCTCGGCACCGGCGGACCGCGCGGGCTGCCGGTGCCCGGCTGCCCGTGCGCGGTCTGCTCCGCCGCCGTCGCGTCGGCGGCCCGTGCCCCCGTTTCGCTGCTCGTCGACGGGACACTGCTGCTCGACCTCACCCCCGGCCCGGCGCTGGCCGCCGCCCGGGCCGGCCGCACCCTCAGCGGGGTACGCCAGGTGCTGCTCACCCATCCGCAGGCGGGCCCCCCGGTCGACCTGCCGCCAGGGCTGCCCGCCCCGGGACGGGTACCGGAGGGCGAACGCCTCACCTCGCTCACCGGCCACCGGGTGCTCGCCGTCCCGGTGGACGCCCCCGGCACCGGCTACGAGGTGACCGGCCCGGCCGGCGACCGGCTGCTCTACCTGCCGCCCGGCTGCGGCCCGGCCGGGCTCTCCTCCGACGGCGACCCGGCCCCCTACGACATGGTGCTCCTCGACGTCGTCGGCCGGCCCGACGCGCTCGCCCGGCTGCGGGCGGCCGGCGCGGTGGGCGCCACCACCGACGTGATCGCCGTCCACCTCGGCCACGACGCGCCCCCCGAACCCGAACTCCACCGCCGGCTCGGAGCGGCCGGCGCCCGCGCCGTCCCGGACGGCCGCACCCTCACCGTCGGCGAGTACGAGGCCGTACCGGACGTACCGCGCCGCACCCTCGTCCTCGGCGGCGCCCGCTCCGGCAAGTCCGCCGAGGCCGAACGGCGGCTGTCCGCCTTCCCCGGCGTCGTCTACGTGGCCACCGGCGGCACCCGGGACGGCGACGCGGAGTGGGCCGCCCGGGTCCGGCTGCACCGCGAGCGCCGCCCGGCGACCTGGCGCACCGTCGAGACCTGCGACCTCCTCCCCCTGCTCGCCGAGGACGGCCCCCCGCTCCTCGTCGACTGCCTCGCGCTCTGGCTCACCCACGTGATGGACGCCGCCGGCGCGTGGCAGGACGCCCCCGGCGCCGACCGCGAGATCGACCACCGCACGGCGGAACTCGCCGCCGCGTGGCGCGCGACCCGGCGCACCGTGGTCGCCGTCAGCAACGAGGTCGGCTCCGGCGTGGTCCCCGCGACCGCCTCCGGCCGACGGTTCCGTGACGCCCTCGGCCGCCTCAACACGGCCGTCGCCGCCGAATCCGAACACGTCCTCCTGGTCGTCTCCGGACTCGCCCTCCGCCTCCGCTAGCCCGCCACGCGGTTGCCGCCCCCGCACCGCTTCAGGGTTCCGGAGTGGCCCCCGTTCGCCCCTGCCCGGTGGGTGGTTGGGGTGGGTTTTTGGTTTGGTTCGGCACGGGGTGGCTTCGCCTATTGCCGGTACGGGGTCGGGGGCGCGCCGGGGGTGACTCCTCGCTCCAGGTATCCCCCACGGTTGCGCTCCGGCTGCTGGGTCGCTGCGGGGACACCCCCGGCACACCCCCTTGCGCCGTCGTGCGGGTGCCTCTCTTCGCGGGAGAGGGTGACATAGGAGGTTGGGGTCACCCCGATCTCCTCCTTACCCACCCCGTGCCGCAGCGCGGAACGATGCAGAACGGGGGCGTGCAGGGGTGTCCCCGCAGCGACCCAGCGAACCGGCGGAAAGCCGAAGACGAAACGCGGAGCGAGGAGTCACCCCGGAGGGCCCCCGGGAACCCAGGCAGACAGTGCGCACCCCGCGCTATACGCGTACAGCCACGGGTGGGCGGGGGGAAGAATTCCGTAACGCCAGCCACGACGAGACGGGGGATCGGGGGAACCCCGAGGAAGTGATGGCGGGCGTCAGCGCGAGCGAACCCCCTTGCGGGGGAGGGAAGCTATCGTTCACCCGTGAGCAGCCTCCACCCACGTGATTTGATCCCGCAGGACTTCGACATCGACGCGTTCGCCGCGTTGATCGACCGGCCCGATCCCGCCATCCGGCAGGATGCGCGGGAACGCAGGCGGCGGACGGCCGTACCGCAGGCGGCCCTCGGCCGGCTCGGCGAACTCGGCGACTGGCTCGCCTCGGTGCAGGGGCAGGCCCCGGCCCGGCCGATCGAGCGGGCCCGGCTGGTGGTGTTCGCCGGTGACCACGGCGTCGCGGCGCGCGAGGTCTCCGTCCACCCGGCCGGCCGCGCGAGCGACCTCGCGCGGGCGGTACTCGACGGCAGCGCGCCCGTCTCCGTACTCGCCCACCAGTACGGCGCCCAGGTCCGCCTCGTCGACATGGCGCTCGACTGCGACCCGGGCGAGTTGCCGGAGGAGGTGGTGCGCCACCGGGTGCGGCGCGGGTCGGGGGCGGTCGACGCCGAGGACGCGCTGACCGCGCAGGAGACGGTGGCGGCGTTCCGGGCCGGGATGGCGGTCGCCGACGAGGAGGCGGATTCGGGTACGGATCTGCTGGTGCTCGGTGATGTGAGCGTGGGCGGCACCACGGTGGCGGGGGTGCTGGTGGCCGCGTTGTGCGGCACGGACGCCTCGGTGGTGACCGGCCGCGGTTCCGGCATCGACGACCTGGCGTGGATGCGCAAGTGCGCCGCGATCCGGGACGCGTTGCGGCGGGCCCGGCCGGTGCTGGGCGACCCGGTGCGGCTGCTGGCGGCGGTGGGCGGTGCGGACTTCGCGGCGATCACCGGTTTCCTGCTCCAGGCGGCGGTGCGCAAGGTCCCGGTCGTGCTGGACGGGGTTGTCTCCGCGGCGTGCGCGCTGGTGGCGCAGCGGGTGGCGTTCCGCGCCCCGGACTGGTGGCTGGCCGGCCACGTCTCCGGCGAACCGGCGCAGGCCAAGGCGTTGGACCGGCTCTCGCTGGAGCCGCTGCTCGACCACGGGGTGCGGCTCGGTGAAGGCACCGGCGCGCTGCTGGCGTTGCCGTTGCTGAAGGCATCGGCCGCGTTCGCCGCCGAGTTGCCGGAGACCGGCGAAGCCGGTGGGTAGTTCCGCCGAGGCAGCCGGGGCGGCCACCGCCGCCGAGGGGCTGCGTTTCGCGTTCGGCACGTTGACCGTTCTGCCGGTGCGGGTGGCGCGGTGGGACCGGGCGGCGGGGCGGGCCGGGATGCTGGCGGCGCCGCTGGTGGGGGTGGTCGCCGGGGCGGTGGCGGGGGCGGCCGGGGCGGCGGTGGTGGTGGCCGGCGGCGGGGCGCTGCTGGGCGCGGTGGCCGCCGCGGCGGTGCCGGCCGCGCTCACCCGCGGGCTCCATCTGGACGGGCTGGCCGACACCGCGGACGGGCTGGGCAGCGGGAAGCCGGCCGACGAGGCGCTGCGGGTGATGAAGCAGTCGGACATCGGGCCGTTCGGTGTGCTCACGCTGGTGCTGGTGCTGCTGGCCCAAGTGGCCGCGCTCTGCGCCGCGTTCGGGCGCGGCCCGCTGTACGGGCTGCTGGCCGCCGTGGTGTCGGCCGCCACGGCGCGTACCGCGATGTCGTTGGCGTGCCGGAGCGGGGTGCCGGCCGCGCGCCGGGACGGCCTCGGGGTGGTGGTGGCCGGGACGGTGCCGGTGGCCGGCGCGGTGGCGGTGGCGGTGGCGACGGTGGCGGTGGCGGGCGCCGCCGGGCTGTTCTTCGGTGTCGTCGGCGCGGTGCGGGCGGGGGCCGCCGCGCTGCTGGGGCTGGCCGCCGCCGAGGTGTTGTCGCGCCGTTGCCGGTCCCGGCTGGGCGGGGTGACCGGTGATGTCTTCGGGGCGCTGTGCGAAACGGCGGCCACGGTGGCGTTGTTCGTGCTGGCGCTGGGGTGATCCGTCCCGCTCGCCCGTTGTGTTCGCGGTATCTCCGCCCGGCGGCGGGCAGGCGGTGACTGTACGTCAAAATGGTGGCGTCCGAGCGGCTGCCACCACCGAACCGGGTGGCAGTCGCCGGGCCCGTGCCGTACCGCCGCCTCCGACCGGCGGAGCGGCTACGGCGGCGGGCCTGCCACGGGCGTAGGCTCACGACAGCCGAGGGACCGTCCGGCCGCCCGCGCACCACGGATTCCGGGTGCCGCGGGCGCGGCGGACGGCCCCTCGGACGAAGGCGCAACACGACCTCGACGGAAGAGGAACCCGAATACCGTGACTGCACTGACTCTCAGCACTTCCTCCGCCGCGACGCTGCGCGCGGACGCCGTCGTGGTGGGCGTCGCCAAGGGGCCCAAGGGCCCGGTGGCCGCCCCCGGCGCGGAGGCGGTGGACCAGGCGTTCGACGGCAAGCTCGCGGCCACCCTGGAGACCCTCGGCGCGTCCGGCGGCGAGGGTGAGGTGACCAAGCTTCCGGCGCCGGCCGGCGTCAAGGCCGCGGTGGTGCTGGCGGTCGGTCTGGGCGAGGCCCCGGAGGCGGACGGCCGGTACGACGCCGAGGCGCTGCGCCGGGCCGCCGGTGCCGCCGCCCGTACCCTGGCCGGCTCGAAGAAGGCCGCGTTCGCGCTGCCGGTGGCGGACGCCGACGCGGCCGGCGCGGTGGCCGAGGGCGCGCTGCTGGGCGCGTACGCGTTCAACGCCTACCGGGGCGGCGCCAAGGGCGAGAAGAACAACGGCGTCAAGGAGCCGCTGGCCGAGGTGGCGCTGCTCGGCGGCAAGCCGCGCGACAAGGAGTACAAGGCCGCGGTCGAGCGGGCGATCGCGGTGGCCGAGGAGGTCAACCGCGCCCGCGACCTGGTCAACACCCCCTCCAACGACCTGTACCCGAAGTCGTTCGCCACCACGGTGCAGGCGGTCGCCAAGGAGCACGGCCTGAAGGTCGAGGTGCTGGACGAGAAGGCGCTGCTCAAGGGGGGCTACGGCGGCATCATGGGGGTCGGCCAGGGGTCGGCCAACCCGCCGCGCCTGGTGAAGCTGAGCTACACCCACGGCAAGGGCGCCAAGCACCTGGCGCTGGTCGGCAAGGGCATCACCTACGACTCGGGCGGCATCTCGCTCAAGCCGGCCGGTCACAACGAGACCATGAAGTGCGACATGTCCGGTGCCGCCGCGGTCTTCGCCGCCGTGGTGGCCGCCGCCCGGCTCGGGCTTCCGGTGAACGTCACCGGCTGGCTGGCGCTGGCGGAGAACATGCCGTCGGGTACCGCCACCCGTCCGGGTGACGTGCTGCGGATGTACTCGGGCAAGACGGTGGAGGTGCTCAACACCGACGCCGAGGGCCGTCTGGTGCTGGCCGACGCGATCACCCGGGCCAGCGAGGAGAAGCCGGACGCGATCGTGGACGTGGCCACCCTGACCGGTGCGATGGTGCTGGCGCTGGGCAACCGCACCTTCGGCATCATGGCCAACGACGACGCCTTCCGCGAGGCGCTGCACGCCACCGCCGAGGAGGCCGGTGAGGCGTCCTGGCCGATGCCGCTCCCGGCCGACCTGCGCAAGGGCATGGACTCGCCGGTGGCCGACATCGCCAACATGGGTGAGCGGATGGGCGGCGGCCTGGTGGCCGGGCTCTTCCTGAAGGAGTTCGTGGGCGACGGCATCACCTGGGCCCACCTGGACATCGCGGGTCCGGCCTTCAACGAGTCGGGGCCGTTCGGCTACACCCCCAAGGGCGGCACCGGTTCCGCGGTGCGCACCCTGGTGCGGCTGGCCGAGCGGGCCGGCGCGGGCGAGCTGCTCTGACCCGTCCGGCGACCGTGCGACACGGGCCCCGGGGCGGTGTGCTCCGGGGCCCGTGCCGTACGCGGGGGCCGCGCGTGCGTCGCGTCACACCGCGGACGGGGCCGTGGTCACCGGTTGCCCGGTCCGGCGTTCGCCCACAACGAAATCCGCACGGCCTACCGATCGGTAACGCGTGCTGGGGCCGGGCCGGGCGTCCCGTAGCCCGGCCCCGCGTCCCGGCAGCCGTCAACAAGTGCGAAGATGTTGTCTCGGCACGACAGGGCCCCCTTTTGAACAACGTTTGAACAAGCGGCCGAACCAAAGCCGCCGCCCGGTCACGGCGACCGGCTCCGGCGTACCCATGCATGGAGGACGTGACGTGGCGAACGACGCCAGCACCGTTTTCGACCTAGTGATCCTCGGCGGTGGCAGCGGCGGCTACGCCGCAGCTCTGCGCGCGGCGCAGCTGGGCCTGGACGTCGCCCTGATCGAGAAGGACAAGCTCGGCGGCACCTGTCTGCACCGCGGCTGCATCCCGACGAAGGCTCTGCTGCACGCCGGCGAGGTGGCCGACGCGGCTCGTGAGGGCGCCCAGTTCGGTGTGAAGTCCTCCTTCGAGGGGATCGACATCGAGGGTGTCCACAAGTACAAGGACGACGTGATCTCCGGGCTCTACAAGGGCCTGCAGGGTCTGGTCGCCGGCCGCAAGGTCACCTACGTGACCGGCGAGGGCCGGCTGACCTCCCCCACCACCGTCGAGGTGAACGGCGAGACCTACACCGGCCGCCACATCCTGCTGGCGACCGGCTCGGTGCCGAAGTCGCTGCCGGGTCTGACGATCGACGGCGACCGCGTCATCTCCTCCGACCACGCGCTCGTCCTGGACCGGGTGCCGAAGTCCGCCATCGTGCTGGGCGGCGGCGTGATCGGCGTCGAGTTCGCCTCCGCGTGGAAGTCCTTCGGCGTGGACGTCACCATCGTCGAGGCCCTGCCGCACCTCGTCCCGGTCGAGGACGAGAACTCCTCCAAGCTGCTGGAGCGCGCCTTCCGCAAGCGCGGTATCAACTTCTCCCTCGGTTCCCGCTTCTCCGGTGTCGAGTACACCGCCGACGGGGTGAAGGTCTCGCTGGAGAACGGCAAGACCTTCGAGGCGGAGCTGCTGCTGGTGGCGGTCGGCCGCGGCCCGGTCTCGCAGGGCCTGGGCTACGAGGAGGCCGGGGTCGCCATGGACCGCGGCTACGTCCTCGTCGACGAGTACATGCAGACCAACGTCCCGACCATCTCCGCCGTCGGTGACCTGGTGCCCACCCTCCAGCTCGCCCACGTCGGCTTCGCCGAGGGCATCCTGGTGGCCGAGCGGCTGGCCGGCCAGAAGGTCGTGCCGATCGACTACGACGGCGTGCCGCGGGTCACCTACTGCCACCCGGAGGTCGCCTCCGTCGGCCTGACCGAGGCCAAGGCCAAGGAGCTGTACGGCGCCGACAAGGTGGTCACCCTCAAGTTCAACCTGGCCGGCAACGGCAAGAGCAAGATCCTCAAGACCCAGGGCGAGATCAAGCTCGTACAGGTCCGTGACGGCGCCGTGGTCGGTGTCCACATGGTCGGTGACCGGATGGGCGAGCAGGTCGGCGAGGCGCAGCTGATCTACAACTGGGAGGCGCTGCCCGCGGAGGTCGCACAGCTCATCCACGCGCACCCGACGCAGAACGAGGCGCTCGGTGAGGCGCACATGGCGCTGGCGGGCAAGCCGCTGCACGCGCACGACTGACCCCTCACACGCCCGCAATCCGCACAGATCGTTAGGAGCAACCGAAACCATGGCGGTTTCCGTAACCCTGCCGGCGCTCGGCGAGAGCGTGTCCGAGGGCACCGTCACCCGCTGGCTGAAGGCCGAGGGTGAGCGCGTGGAGGCCGACGAGCCGCTGCTCGAGGTCTCCACCGACAAGGTCGACACCGAGATCCCGGCCCCGGCGTCCGGCGTCCTCACCTCCATCAAGGTGGCCGAGGACGAGACGGTGGAGGTCGGCGCCGAGCTGGCCGTCATCGACGACGGCTCGGGGGCCCCGGCCGAGGCGCCCGCCCCGGCCGCCGCCGCTGCCGAGGAGCCCGCCCCGCAGGCTCCGGCCGCCCCGGCTCCGGCCCCGCAGGCCGAGGCCCCGGCGCCCGCGCCGGCCGAGCAGGCCCCGGCCGCCCCGGCCGGTGGCGCCGAGGGCACCGACGTCGTCCTGCCCGCGCTGGGCGAGTCGGTCACCGAGGGCACCGTCACCCGCTGGCTGAAGCAGGTCGGCGAGGACGTCGAGGCCGACGAGCCGCTGCTGGAGGTCTCCACCGACAAGGTGGACACCGAGATCCCGGCGCCGGTCTCCGGCACCCTGCTGGAGATCGTGGTCGGCGAGGACGAGACCGCCGAGGTCGGCGCGAAGCTCGCCGTCATCGGTGCCAAGGGCGCCGCTCCGGCCGCCGCCCCGGCTCCGGCCGCGCCCGCCCCGGCCCCGGCGCAGGAAGCCCCGGCCCCCGCGCCGG belongs to Streptantibioticus cattleyicolor NRRL 8057 = DSM 46488 and includes:
- a CDS encoding leucyl aminopeptidase; translated protein: MTALTLSTSSAATLRADAVVVGVAKGPKGPVAAPGAEAVDQAFDGKLAATLETLGASGGEGEVTKLPAPAGVKAAVVLAVGLGEAPEADGRYDAEALRRAAGAAARTLAGSKKAAFALPVADADAAGAVAEGALLGAYAFNAYRGGAKGEKNNGVKEPLAEVALLGGKPRDKEYKAAVERAIAVAEEVNRARDLVNTPSNDLYPKSFATTVQAVAKEHGLKVEVLDEKALLKGGYGGIMGVGQGSANPPRLVKLSYTHGKGAKHLALVGKGITYDSGGISLKPAGHNETMKCDMSGAAAVFAAVVAAARLGLPVNVTGWLALAENMPSGTATRPGDVLRMYSGKTVEVLNTDAEGRLVLADAITRASEEKPDAIVDVATLTGAMVLALGNRTFGIMANDDAFREALHATAEEAGEASWPMPLPADLRKGMDSPVADIANMGERMGGGLVAGLFLKEFVGDGITWAHLDIAGPAFNESGPFGYTPKGGTGSAVRTLVRLAERAGAGELL
- the lpdA gene encoding dihydrolipoyl dehydrogenase, which gives rise to MANDASTVFDLVILGGGSGGYAAALRAAQLGLDVALIEKDKLGGTCLHRGCIPTKALLHAGEVADAAREGAQFGVKSSFEGIDIEGVHKYKDDVISGLYKGLQGLVAGRKVTYVTGEGRLTSPTTVEVNGETYTGRHILLATGSVPKSLPGLTIDGDRVISSDHALVLDRVPKSAIVLGGGVIGVEFASAWKSFGVDVTIVEALPHLVPVEDENSSKLLERAFRKRGINFSLGSRFSGVEYTADGVKVSLENGKTFEAELLLVAVGRGPVSQGLGYEEAGVAMDRGYVLVDEYMQTNVPTISAVGDLVPTLQLAHVGFAEGILVAERLAGQKVVPIDYDGVPRVTYCHPEVASVGLTEAKAKELYGADKVVTLKFNLAGNGKSKILKTQGEIKLVQVRDGAVVGVHMVGDRMGEQVGEAQLIYNWEALPAEVAQLIHAHPTQNEALGEAHMALAGKPLHAHD